The following coding sequences are from one Cenarchaeum symbiosum A window:
- a CDS encoding glutathione synthase/ribosomal protein S6 modification enzyme (glutaminyl transferase) (COG0189), translating to MTRCLTVLYDTIRWEEKALLEAGKKKGADVRMVDCKKLALDLDGDSGTEYGTVLQRCVSYYRNVHSTAALEGMGVPVINCLRTGMLAGNKLYTHMLLRKKGVATPAATVAFSREAALESLDKGGYPRVIKPTVGSWGRMIAKLNDHDSAEGIMELRDGMYPIYQIHYLEEFVKRPPRDIRVIMVGDKAVAAIYRYSGDDHWKTNMALGGRAEPCPVGQELEEICIKAKDAVEGQIVGVDLMESDERGYVVHEVNNTTEYKNTVRVCEVDIPSLMIDYALDRC from the coding sequence GTGACCCGCTGCCTCACAGTCCTGTATGATACCATACGGTGGGAGGAAAAGGCGCTCCTAGAGGCGGGCAAGAAAAAGGGCGCCGACGTTCGAATGGTCGACTGCAAAAAGCTCGCCCTTGACCTTGACGGGGATTCAGGTACGGAATACGGGACAGTGTTGCAGCGCTGCGTAAGCTATTACAGAAACGTACACTCGACGGCAGCCCTCGAAGGTATGGGCGTCCCGGTGATAAACTGCCTAAGAACGGGCATGCTCGCCGGCAACAAGTTGTACACCCACATGCTATTACGAAAGAAAGGTGTGGCGACTCCCGCCGCTACTGTTGCATTCTCGAGGGAGGCCGCCCTCGAATCACTTGACAAGGGTGGATACCCCCGGGTGATAAAACCGACAGTAGGCAGCTGGGGCCGTATGATAGCAAAGCTCAACGACCATGATTCTGCCGAGGGCATAATGGAGCTGCGGGACGGGATGTACCCGATATATCAGATACACTACCTGGAGGAGTTCGTAAAGAGGCCCCCGAGGGATATACGGGTGATAATGGTCGGCGACAAAGCGGTAGCCGCAATATACAGGTACTCTGGTGATGACCACTGGAAGACCAACATGGCGCTGGGAGGTAGGGCAGAGCCCTGCCCCGTGGGCCAGGAATTAGAGGAAATATGCATAAAGGCAAAAGATGCAGTAGAGGGCCAGATAGTCGGCGTCGACCTCATGGAAAGCGATGAAAGGGGATACGTGGTCCATGAAGTAAACAACACTACCGAATACAAGAATACTGTAAGGGTCTGCGAGGTGGATATCCCCTCTCTGATGATCGACTACGCGCTGGACAGGTGCTAA